The Juglans regia cultivar Chandler chromosome 2, Walnut 2.0, whole genome shotgun sequence genome includes a window with the following:
- the LOC109015276 gene encoding mitogen-activated protein kinase kinase 10-like — translation MTLVRERRHRHALRLSLPPPNSAAEFRRQTHDFPTFLPSPSCWPDSGIKNIFDLEKMAVLGHGSSGTVYKVFNKKTKSIFALKVLQIDQNVVSIHRQTAREAEILKRVDSHYIVRCHGVFDNGFTETNGGGGGLCFVMEYMEGGSLQDVLRAHWRLPEHVISGVARRVLEGLHYLHGMQIVHRDIKPSNLLVNDMGEVKIADFGVSHVLAGTRETLDSNMGTFAYMSPERFDPERWGGDNADGFAGDVWSLGVVVLECYVGHFPLISAKQQLDWASLMCAICFEERPEMPETASPEFRSFVQRCLEKDWRNRGTVTELLGHPFVKKRT, via the coding sequence ATGACattagtgagagagagaaggcaTCGACATGCATTAAGGCTATCCTTACCACCACCAAATTCAGCAGCTGAGTTCCGACGCCAGACTCATGACTTTCCGACGTTCTTGCCAAGCCCTTCATGTTGGCCTGACTCGGGcataaaaaacatatttgatCTTGAGAAAATGGCCGTTCTTGGACATGGCAGTAGTGGCACGGTCTATAAAGTTTTTAACAAGAAAACCAAATCGATTTTTGCATTGAAAGTGCTTCAGATCGACCAAAATGTTGTTAGCATTCACCGACAAACTGCACGCGAGGCCGAGATCCTCAAACGAGTTGACTCTCATTATATAGTAAGGTGTCATGGAGTTTTTGATAATGGTTTCACAGAAACtaatggtggtggaggtggtcTTTGCTTCGTCATGGAGTACATGGAAGGAGGCTCACTACAAGATGTGTTGCGAGCACATTGGAGATTACCGGAGCATGTAATCTCCGGCGTGGCCAGGCGTGTCCTGGAAGGATTGCACTATTTGCATGGCATGCAGATAGTGCATAGGGACATAAAGCCATCAAATCTACTTGTGAATGATATGGGAGAGGTAAAAATAGCAGACTTTGGGGTTAGCCATGTCTTGGCGGGGACGCGAGAGACATTGGACTCAAACATGGGGACATTCGCATACATGAGTCCAGAAAGATTTGACCCAGAGAGGTGGGGTGGTGATAATGCAGACGGGTTTGCCGGGGACGTGTGGTCGCTTGGGGTGGTGGTGCTGGAATGCTATGTTGGTCATTTTCCATTAATTTCTGCAAAGCAACAACTAGATTGGGCATCATTAATGTGTGCAATTTGCTTCGAGGAGAGGCCGGAGATGCCCGAGACGGCCTCCCCAGAGTTTCGAAGCTTTGTTCAGAGGTGTCTAGAGAAGGACTGGAGGAACAGAGGGACAGTGACTGAGCTTCTTGGCCATCCTTTTGTGAAGAAACGAACTTAA